GATAAAAAAAGACCGATTTAAATCGGTCTCTTTTTGTTATAAATCAATACCAATATAGGGTATTACATTAATGAGTTTTAGTGACTTCTATTATTTTGTATTGAGGTTCGTCATCGTCAGCTCGATGCCGATATTGACAAAACTCTGGATCATTTTAACGGAATGGTCAATTAAAGCCGGTAGTTCAGCTTGTTCCTCTTTGTCAAAAGGGCCAAGTACATAATCTACTTGTCTACCTTTTGGGTAATTGTCACCAATACCAAAACGTAGGCGCGGATAAACCTGTCCGCCACAAAGCTGTTCAATGGATTTAAGTCCGTTATGACCGGCGCTGCTTCCTTTGGGCTTCATCCGTAGCGAACCAAATGGAATGGCCAGATCATCCACAATCACCAATACATTCTGAATTGGAACTTTACATTGTTGCATATAGTAGTTAACAGCCTTACCACTTAAGTTCATGTAAGTCGTGGGTTTAATTACTGTGACGTTGTGGCCTCTTTGCTTAAATTCGCTATAATAGGCTAACTTGAGCAAGGAGAAACTGGCGCCAGCCTGTTTGACAAGCTCGTCGGCAACCATAAAACCTATATTATGCCGTGTATCGGCATATTCACTGCCAATGTTGCCCAATCCAACGATAAGATAATTCATGATGCAAAAATAAAAATTTTAATAAACAAAAAAAGCACCGAATTTCGGTGCTTTCTGTAGTATTTTAAGAATCTTGTTCAGATTATTTTTTACCACCTTTAGATGCTTTCGCTGCTTCTTGTTCAGCTTGACGCAATGCACGAGACATGATTACTGATACGATTGTATCATCAGCATTGTTTAATACTTTTGCGTTTTCCAATTGAATTTGACCTACACGAACTGATTTACCAACTTCTAAAGATTCCATTGGTACAGCAATTTCTTGTGGTAGGTTTGCAGGTAATGCTTTTACGCGTAAATTACGTAATTTTTGAACTAATTTACCCCCCATTTTAACACCTGGAGAAGTTCCTGTTAATTTGATAGGAATATTCAATGATACTTCTTTATCATCAAATAATTCTAAAAAGTCAACGTGCGTAACTAAGTCAGTTAATGGGTGGAATTGTGCGTCTTGAACGATAGCTCTTTTAGTTTGACCTTCAATGTTTAATTCAACAATGATTACGTCTGCAGTGTAAAGAACTGGTTTCAAATCAGCTGCGGATACAGAAAGAGCTGTTTGCTCTGTACCACCGTAAAGTACTGCTGGTACTAAACCTTGGTAACGCAATTCTTTTGCATCTCTTTTCCCTACGTTCTGTCTTACAGAACCGCTAATAGCAATTGATTTCATCTTTTAATTTTTTATAAATTTGAGGTGCAAAGATAATCTAATTTCTGATATTATCAAAAAAATACGACCGCTATTAGTTCGGAAACAGATACTTATTCCAGGTTTTTGATTTTTCCATGTTCATGACTATGCCTATTCAAGGCTACTAATTTACCCTAAAGTATGACCAAATTGATACCATTTCCTATATTAAAACTGGAATAGGACTCTTTTAGTAGGG
The DNA window shown above is from Sphingobacterium thalpophilum and carries:
- the pth gene encoding aminoacyl-tRNA hydrolase — translated: MNYLIVGLGNIGSEYADTRHNIGFMVADELVKQAGASFSLLKLAYYSEFKQRGHNVTVIKPTTYMNLSGKAVNYYMQQCKVPIQNVLVIVDDLAIPFGSLRMKPKGSSAGHNGLKSIEQLCGGQVYPRLRFGIGDNYPKGRQVDYVLGPFDKEEQAELPALIDHSVKMIQSFVNIGIELTMTNLNTK
- a CDS encoding 50S ribosomal protein L25/general stress protein Ctc: MKSIAISGSVRQNVGKRDAKELRYQGLVPAVLYGGTEQTALSVSAADLKPVLYTADVIIVELNIEGQTKRAIVQDAQFHPLTDLVTHVDFLELFDDKEVSLNIPIKLTGTSPGVKMGGKLVQKLRNLRVKALPANLPQEIAVPMESLEVGKSVRVGQIQLENAKVLNNADDTIVSVIMSRALRQAEQEAAKASKGGKK